From the Paenibacillus sp. MMS20-IR301 genome, the window TGCCAAAGCGGCTGTAGCCGGAATCAATACAAGCGGCCAGCTGGTTTATGCCGACATGAGCGGTGACGGCATCATTACTACCCTGACAGGCGAGACCGTCCCGGATGCTGCAGCGCTAAGCCTCCTTGCCTTTAACGAAGCGCTGTCTGCATTCTCGGAAGTACCGGTCATTGTCGCTATAGGCACCCGCGATGACGAACGCAACATCTTCACAGCTTATACGATCCGGCCGGAGGGGATCTCCCGGTTGTTCAGCTTTGCCGGCAGTGACTTTGAGCTGATGGCAGAGGACGGCTCCATCCGCGTATCAGATACGGATCTGGCAGATGGTCAAGACGGGCAGACCGCCATATTCCGCCTCGTGAACGGTGCGTATGAGTTCTCGGAAATCTACCGGGAGTTCACCTATACTCCGATTGATGCATCCCAGCTGGAGCTTCATCCTTATGAGAAAGTGACGCTGTCCTGCAATATTTATATCGATGCTGCCGGGAGAACGGTTGCCAGCTCAGGCGGGCGTTATCTGCTGCTGCAAGGCGAGGTGAACGGAATCACTGGACTGGCTGTTGTCAGCGGCAGGTACGAGAACAGCTATGATTATGCCGGGACCGATCTGGGCGAGTATTATGTACCTGTATTTATCGTAGATACGGTAGGAAGCTTAAGCCTGAAGCTGCCTTAGCCGCGGGATTTCTCCCGTTATACCAAAAGACGCAAGAGCAGAAACGGTGCTTACGCCGTTTGACTCTTGCGTTTTTTGTGTGCCGGATTAGGCTAAGCACAGGCTTCTGCTTAAGATTAGCCCCGTAATGGCTGGTTAATCTTCGTTTAAGGCTGCACGGCCTTGGCGGTCTGCAGCTTCGCGCGGCGGCTGAACAGGCGGGCATACCGTTTCCGGGTATAGAGCACCTCTGCTGATGCGGTCAGGGTATCTTTTACCTCAACAAGCACCGCCTTAGTGTCCTCCACCGCCTGCTTCATCCGTCCAAGCTCTGACTTCACGCCCTCCGACCTCGATTTCGCTTCACCCAGCGTATCCTGTACATTCCCCATAAGTTCATCTACCGGCGCCTTCAGGCCGTCCACGGATTGCTTCACCCCGTCCAGCGACTGCTTCAGCCCGTCAATACTGTTCTTGAATTCCTTCAGCGGGTTGCCCATAGTTGTCCCTCCTATAATTCCCTTTACCTACACTTACCCAGAATAGAGGAGGGTCTTTCAGCGGGGCAGCTGCCCTGCCGGAAGAGGGGTTAACCTGCCGCCTTCACTTGCGGATGATCGTCCGGTAGACGAATTTAGGCAAGGCGGATTGTCTGCGCCAGCGGGACTTCTGGCCTTTGGCCACCGGAGCGAACAGCAGCCTGTGCGCCCACTCCAGATTAAGCTTTTTCCAGATGGCCGGCGCGGGCTTCACTTTACCCGAGATGACATCCAGGCTGCCGCCTACCCCAAACACCACCTTAACTCCGTCCAGCGCCGCCTTATGCTTGTGCAGCCATTTGTCGGAATACGGCGCACCCATCGCCAGAATCAGCACATCGGGCTTGGCCTGCTGAATCTCGCTGAGTACACCCGGCTCCTCCGCCAGACTGAAGAATCCGTGATGTCTTCCGGCAACCTTTACCTGCGGATAACGCCGTCTGATGTTCTGTACCGCCTGTTCACTCGTCCGCTCATCCGTCCCCAGAAAATAAAAGCTCCAGCCCCGCTCATTTCCTTCTGCAAGCAGGCTGAGCAGCAGATCATATCCGGTTACCCGTTCCGGAATGGGTTCCCCTTGTCTGCGTGCCGCCAGTACAATCCCTATTCCGTCCGGCACAATCAGATCCGCCGATTGGATAATCTCCCGCAGGCGCCCGTCCGATTGGCTGGCCAGCGTAATCTCCGGATTCGCTGTAATCAGGTGAAACAGCCCTGCCTGTACTTTCTGGACATGCTCTGCAAGCAGCGACACCGTCTGCTCAAGCGTCAGCCTGGAAAAGGGAATTCCGAGTATTGCCACCTTGTCCTTCATGATCTCACCTGTCCTTCCAAGTCTTGCAGGATAGCCCACGCTGCGGCAGGCTTCCCGTGAATCAAATGCATCGTACCGACATAAACTTCATTAGTATGTATACCTGTCCGGAGGTAATGTCCCAGCACCTCTTTGGTTGAAGCGGTTACAACCAGCCGTTCAAGCCCGCTGTAGCCTGCCCATACCAGACTCCCCTCTGCACTCTCAAGCAGACTGCTCCCCGCGGCAACCCTGCCTGTAAAAATGTACTGGATACTGATCTCCTTATCCGTCCTCACCTGATGAACGACATACCGGAGCGCAAGGCTGTTAAGGCCGGGTGATGTCAATCCGGTCTCTTCTTCAATCTCCCTGAGGGCAGCCCTCTGCGGATCACCTATCTCTGCAGCCTGGAGATGCCCGCCTATAGGAACCAGATGCCCGGGCAGAAAGGCGGCGTCTGCTTTCTTTTGCAGAAACAGTACCTCATGATTCTCATTGAATAACAAAGCGACAGCCAATTGTCTGAGCAGCATCAGCGGCGACCTCCGAATGATCAGCAGAACAGCATCAAAACCTCATAATATCCTGTAAAAATGCCCATTTATTTACACGCATAATTTTACCATACCAACCTATGCCATTCTTTTCAACTTACAGAATATCATAGTACCGTTAATTCGCTAACGTATTGCTGCTTCAGTCCTCCATATACTTCCACCACTCCGTCAGCCAGGGCTCCTCTATGCCGCGGAGTCGGAGCTCCTCCAGCAGCACCTTGCGCACCCGCTTCTCCATCTTTACGAAGTTGTTATCCTCCTGATACATGGCCGTATAAGAATTGTCGTCCTTCAGGTATGACCAGAAATCCTTCATCGCCTCCAGCACTCTTTCACCCGCCGGCAGCTGTTCCGCTACGGGTACAAGCCACTTATCATAGGGAAAGGGATGGCCCTCCACCGTAATGGCACAGCGCAGCGCCTGCTTGAAGACCTCTGTTGCCTGGAAAAGAATCGGAAATGCCTCTCCCCGGCGCACGGGATTATCCAGGCTTTTCGCACAGCTGCGCAGTTCTATGTAGGTCTGCTTCCGCAGGTTCATCAATACATCAGGAGCAAGCGGAATAAAACGGGCGAACAGGCCCCCGATATCCAGCGGGTCATGATACAGGCGGGAAACCGAGGCATTCCATAACCAGCCCAAATCCCCCCGCAGCAGAGCCTGCTCCAGCCCGGATAATTTCATCAGGGTGTAATGCCCTGTTTTTCCGCCTGGAAGATGAACGTCCATGAACAAGCTGCTCCCCTCCGGGATCAGCCCGGCTTGCTCGAAACGTGCTGTAATGGCCCCGTAACACTCGTCCGTGCAGACAAGAATCAGGTCAATATCCGAGATATTATCCGCTATTCCGAGGGCCGTTGATCCGTCCAGCAGGATGCTGAGCTTGCCTGAATCCTCTGCAATCAGGGGATGCTCAAGAATCTCCGCTTGAATGTAGCTGCTAATCTCCTGAAGTAAAGCTGTGTGTACCTGCTCATTATCCGGTGCCAGCAGCAGATTAGTTAGATTTGCCGTCACTGATTTCCGCCTCCTTATACTTCTAATAATTGGGTTGTTCTGCATCTATTCGCACTGCTAATTATGCCGGAATATTATACCATATTATAGAAAACATGCTATTCTGTTATCTATTCTTGTAGTGGATAGCAGATTTCTATTATCGGTGTGCGAAAGGAGACAACCATCTCAATGACAGATGAAACTATTTACGGCCACGAGGATACGCTGAAGATGCTGGATGCTCTATTCCGGGAGGAGGGAGAGTGGTGGGATCAGTTCTATGCGGACAAGAATAAAGGCATTCCCTTCTTCAAAGACCAGCCGGATGAGAACTTGGTGGAGTATTTCGATACAGGCTGCATCACTCCCGGCAAAACGCTTGAACTCGGCTGCGGAGGCGGGCGAAATGCGGTATATCTGGCGAAACAGGGCTGCAGCGTGGATGCAGCGGATATCTCCCGGGCCGCCATCGACTGGGGAACCGACCGGGCCGCGACGCATCAGGTCAAGGTTAATTTCTCCTGCTGCAGCATATTCGAGCTGGAGCTTGAGCCTGCGAGCTATGACCTGATCTATGACAGCGGCTGCTTACATCACATCTACCCCCACCGCAGGGCAAGCTACCTCGAGCTCGTGGACAGAATGCTGAAGCCGGGCGGCTATTTCGGTTTAACCTGCTTCGCAGCAGGCTCCATGGGTGCAGAGATCACAGATTGGGAAGTCTACCGCCAGCGGAGCATGCGGGGCGGGCTCGGGTATACCGAGGAGAAGCTGAAGACGATCTTCAGCGGTTTGGAGCTAATCCGGTTCAGACGGATGCGGGAGACAGCCCCAGGGGAAGAGCTCTTTGGCGAAGCTTTCCTGTGGACGGCCTTGTTCCGGAAAAAGGCTGTCTAAAGAGCTGCGGATAGGCGTATTAGCGCCGGGGCCCCTGCCGCTGGATCATTCGGCGGGCGTTTCGCGGCATTCGGCGGGTGTTCGGCGGGCGTTCGGCGGACACCCCGCGGCGTTCGGCGGGCACCCCGCGGGCGTTCCGCGGCGTTCGGCGGGCGTTCCGGCTGTAAACCTTTGCGCTACCGAAATTAGTTGGATAAAAGGCACTTATTAAGCCAGCATTTCCCTCTATTGCAGAAATAAGTGGATTTATGACACTTAAT encodes:
- a CDS encoding WecB/TagA/CpsF family glycosyltransferase, whose amino-acid sequence is MKDKVAILGIPFSRLTLEQTVSLLAEHVQKVQAGLFHLITANPEITLASQSDGRLREIIQSADLIVPDGIGIVLAARRQGEPIPERVTGYDLLLSLLAEGNERGWSFYFLGTDERTSEQAVQNIRRRYPQVKVAGRHHGFFSLAEEPGVLSEIQQAKPDVLILAMGAPYSDKWLHKHKAALDGVKVVFGVGGSLDVISGKVKPAPAIWKKLNLEWAHRLLFAPVAKGQKSRWRRQSALPKFVYRTIIRK
- a CDS encoding NUDIX domain-containing protein translates to MLLRQLAVALLFNENHEVLFLQKKADAAFLPGHLVPIGGHLQAAEIGDPQRAALREIEEETGLTSPGLNSLALRYVVHQVRTDKEISIQYIFTGRVAAGSSLLESAEGSLVWAGYSGLERLVVTASTKEVLGHYLRTGIHTNEVYVGTMHLIHGKPAAAWAILQDLEGQVRS
- a CDS encoding class I SAM-dependent methyltransferase, with amino-acid sequence MTDETIYGHEDTLKMLDALFREEGEWWDQFYADKNKGIPFFKDQPDENLVEYFDTGCITPGKTLELGCGGGRNAVYLAKQGCSVDAADISRAAIDWGTDRAATHQVKVNFSCCSIFELELEPASYDLIYDSGCLHHIYPHRRASYLELVDRMLKPGGYFGLTCFAAGSMGAEITDWEVYRQRSMRGGLGYTEEKLKTIFSGLELIRFRRMRETAPGEELFGEAFLWTALFRKKAV